One genomic window of Polyangium aurulentum includes the following:
- a CDS encoding ATP-binding cassette domain-containing protein, whose product MSTYGQKRAAFQVGNAVRQAITDTIVQKGQPPAAASASHAAITVRIRDVERGVDEGVLAGFRAFAHLLPLAAALILLSSRLALAALGILAPFALLLTGVRRYFRSHHARSAHLAEDLHAGVDELIRHLDLWRTYGAAGRVQEALGQAGESAGRAAARSEAARSALSGANEALAAAALVGVVALVERGGLELGDGSLVAFAAVFFLMYRPLRDLGDARGAIERGAISLTELEEMHRALATRTDEPGSVSFEPSRSGTPCTGFPLAKLEVEGVEIVRDGPRLRAVRLIAEPGTIVAIVGPTGSGKTTLLRALLGLESVAEGVIRYAGMDLTHAGVGPEARPFAWVPQEPAIISGTLGENIALGAKVSKGGSEDHAAKALARIGARALAEKKQGTRVRAGGHELSGGERQQVAIARAVATELPVLLLDEPTAGLDPQAETRVLEALEALRGQRTIVIVTHRPAPLRIADQVVDLGACA is encoded by the coding sequence TTGTCCACCTACGGACAAAAACGGGCGGCGTTTCAGGTCGGAAACGCAGTCCGACAGGCCATCACCGACACCATCGTCCAGAAAGGCCAGCCGCCAGCCGCGGCTTCGGCCTCTCACGCCGCGATCACCGTACGCATCCGAGACGTCGAGCGCGGCGTCGATGAGGGGGTCCTTGCAGGCTTCCGTGCGTTCGCTCACCTCCTTCCGTTGGCAGCCGCGCTGATTCTCCTCTCGTCGCGGCTCGCGCTCGCTGCGCTTGGTATTCTTGCTCCCTTTGCTCTGTTACTGACAGGGGTGCGACGGTATTTTCGTTCACATCATGCGCGGTCCGCGCACCTCGCCGAAGACCTCCACGCGGGTGTGGACGAATTGATCCGGCATCTGGATCTGTGGCGAACGTATGGGGCGGCAGGTAGGGTGCAGGAAGCACTCGGACAAGCCGGGGAATCAGCCGGACGAGCTGCGGCGAGGTCGGAAGCCGCACGAAGCGCGCTCTCCGGCGCGAACGAGGCGCTCGCGGCCGCCGCCCTGGTCGGGGTGGTGGCGCTCGTCGAACGAGGCGGGCTCGAGCTTGGCGACGGTTCGCTCGTCGCATTCGCCGCAGTGTTTTTCCTGATGTACCGACCCCTGAGGGATCTCGGGGACGCACGGGGCGCGATCGAGCGGGGCGCCATATCCCTCACCGAGCTCGAGGAAATGCATCGAGCACTCGCAACCCGGACGGACGAACCAGGGAGTGTGTCGTTCGAGCCCAGCCGATCGGGTACGCCGTGCACAGGCTTCCCGCTCGCAAAGCTCGAGGTGGAGGGGGTTGAGATCGTTCGGGACGGACCTCGTTTGCGCGCCGTGCGCTTGATCGCGGAGCCGGGGACGATCGTGGCCATCGTCGGTCCCACCGGGAGCGGGAAGACGACGCTGCTGCGGGCTCTGCTCGGGCTGGAGTCGGTCGCCGAGGGAGTGATTCGTTACGCGGGAATGGATCTCACACACGCCGGGGTGGGGCCAGAGGCGCGCCCGTTCGCGTGGGTGCCGCAGGAGCCCGCGATCATCTCGGGGACGTTGGGGGAGAACATCGCACTCGGAGCGAAGGTGAGCAAGGGCGGGTCAGAAGATCACGCCGCGAAGGCGCTTGCGCGCATCGGCGCCCGCGCGCTCGCCGAGAAGAAACAGGGAACGCGCGTTCGCGCCGGCGGGCACGAGCTTTCCGGAGGTGAAAGACAGCAGGTTGCAATTGCGCGAGCCGTCGCGACCGAGCTGCCGGTCCTGCTCCTCGACGAGCCGACCGCGGGGCTCGACCCGCAAGCCGAGACGCGCGTGCTCGAAGCGCTCGAGGCGCTGCGCGGGCAACGGACGATCGTGATCGTCACGCACCGGCCCGCGCCCTTGCGGATCGCCGATCAGGTGGTCGACCTGGGCGCCTGCGCCTGA